One genomic window of Elusimicrobiota bacterium includes the following:
- the bamA gene encoding outer membrane protein assembly factor BamA: MRKFQNFRAPFFIGFAIFSGLIFSGRGGSAQSLDLKPPEAAPVSPIEPETPVGPDSEKKEASEEMNFETLIIQEVKIQGIQNIKESLVRSQIKTRKGEVFDSIEARSDIKRLMGLGPFSSADAAVSTITIKEKIYLSVAFQVTEKPKVKKVHILGAKKVSKGTIKDILSPARTDDSSRTDAPEGLSGRKAGEFRVEIAEGAFFDEAKLSETLAKIHDKYREKAVFDTEIEVEKKLDEKLNKIELTLKIKEGRKARVAKIELAGFESYPIKKITKTIKIKKGKPFDAKKTKTGFEKLNSLYKEEGWLDFIVTVTTRTATDEERDAVKRRWKPDELPLVLNYAAAEGRRHFLLGYGFTGFETMTEQELRKLANLPAGKVLKESALREAEMAILSAYRDRGRLFASLQIDKEWKKDPDGVILTFKIDERQLVYIANIYVEGLLKTKPHVIRREILLKEGDLFSWKRLLRSTDKIYNLGFIEDVRPDYDATPNPDYVDLIFDVKEGRPGMLTAGAGFSSVDGVVGTISLQHLNLLGRAQNMNLSTEFGKRRQSYDVTWKTPWTFDRRMSTSLSLFNTNRHLQFASDTTGFKRRSKGGSVFFAPRFEEDKWILGAGYTLQEDEIYDVLPVYKVDIPETVTRRSAINTRITRDTRDFVWDPKRGMEHTLSAEFVGGPAGGDVHFVKPTLTHSFHIPTFSIGRHTFVLSNALRWGMVKEYRTSNPVPVSDRFFVGGAETVRGYTYTGQIGPIQGGKVFGVANIEYKMPIVMEGRFTIIQFALFTDIGGAWRGTRDVNLKFGRELDKLKTGVGFGLRFKTPAFPVRLDWGWGLHHQPGESISQFYFTIGSIL, from the coding sequence ATGCGTAAATTTCAAAACTTTCGCGCGCCGTTTTTTATTGGTTTTGCGATCTTTTCCGGCCTGATTTTTTCCGGTCGCGGGGGATCGGCCCAATCGCTCGACCTTAAGCCTCCAGAGGCGGCCCCCGTCTCGCCGATCGAACCCGAAACGCCGGTCGGGCCGGATTCGGAAAAAAAAGAGGCTTCCGAGGAGATGAATTTTGAGACCCTGATTATTCAGGAAGTCAAAATTCAAGGCATTCAGAACATCAAAGAGTCCCTGGTCCGTTCTCAGATCAAAACAAGAAAAGGGGAAGTTTTCGATTCCATCGAGGCCAGGTCGGATATCAAAAGGCTCATGGGCCTGGGCCCGTTTTCATCGGCCGACGCCGCGGTCTCGACGATTACGATCAAGGAGAAAATCTATTTAAGCGTGGCGTTCCAGGTGACGGAGAAGCCCAAAGTCAAGAAGGTTCACATTCTTGGAGCTAAAAAGGTGTCTAAAGGAACGATCAAGGACATCCTTTCACCGGCGCGCACTGATGATTCATCGCGCACGGATGCCCCGGAAGGGCTTTCGGGAAGAAAGGCCGGCGAATTTCGCGTGGAAATCGCCGAGGGGGCTTTCTTCGATGAGGCCAAACTGAGCGAGACATTGGCCAAAATTCATGATAAATACCGTGAAAAAGCCGTTTTCGACACGGAAATCGAAGTCGAGAAAAAGCTCGATGAGAAATTAAACAAGATCGAATTGACGCTTAAGATTAAGGAAGGCCGCAAGGCGCGCGTGGCTAAAATTGAGCTCGCTGGTTTTGAGAGCTACCCTATCAAAAAAATAACAAAAACGATCAAGATCAAAAAAGGCAAGCCGTTCGACGCAAAAAAAACAAAAACCGGTTTTGAAAAATTAAACAGTTTGTACAAAGAAGAAGGTTGGCTTGATTTCATCGTGACCGTCACCACCCGGACCGCGACTGATGAGGAGCGCGATGCGGTCAAGCGCCGTTGGAAACCCGATGAGCTTCCCTTGGTCTTAAATTACGCCGCCGCCGAGGGCCGGCGCCACTTTTTACTGGGCTACGGATTCACCGGTTTTGAAACCATGACGGAGCAGGAACTGCGCAAGCTGGCGAATCTTCCGGCCGGCAAGGTGCTCAAAGAATCCGCTTTAAGGGAGGCGGAAATGGCCATCCTTAGCGCTTATCGGGATCGCGGGCGGCTGTTCGCTTCGCTCCAAATCGATAAGGAATGGAAAAAAGATCCGGACGGCGTTATCTTGACGTTCAAAATCGACGAGCGCCAGTTGGTTTACATCGCCAATATCTATGTGGAAGGCCTCTTGAAGACCAAACCTCATGTGATCCGCCGCGAGATTTTGCTCAAAGAAGGCGATTTGTTCAGCTGGAAAAGGCTGCTTCGCTCCACGGACAAGATTTACAACCTGGGCTTTATCGAGGACGTCCGCCCGGATTATGACGCGACGCCCAATCCCGATTACGTTGATTTGATCTTCGACGTTAAAGAGGGGCGCCCGGGCATGCTGACCGCAGGCGCCGGCTTCTCGTCCGTCGACGGGGTGGTGGGCACGATTTCTCTTCAGCATTTGAACCTTTTGGGACGGGCGCAAAATATGAATTTGTCCACTGAATTCGGCAAGCGGCGTCAAAGCTATGACGTGACCTGGAAAACGCCGTGGACGTTCGACCGGCGCATGTCCACGTCCCTATCGCTTTTTAATACCAACCGGCACCTTCAGTTCGCTTCGGATACTACCGGTTTTAAGAGGCGCTCCAAGGGCGGCAGCGTTTTTTTTGCTCCCCGTTTCGAGGAGGATAAATGGATTCTGGGCGCCGGGTATACGCTTCAGGAAGACGAAATTTATGATGTTTTGCCCGTTTATAAAGTCGATATTCCTGAAACCGTCACCCGCCGTTCCGCGATCAACACCAGAATTACACGCGACACCAGGGATTTTGTCTGGGATCCCAAGCGCGGCATGGAGCATACGCTTTCCGCCGAGTTTGTGGGCGGCCCTGCGGGCGGGGATGTTCATTTCGTTAAACCCACGCTCACGCATTCGTTTCATATCCCGACGTTTTCGATCGGACGCCACACTTTTGTTTTGTCGAATGCTCTGCGCTGGGGCATGGTCAAGGAATACCGCACTTCCAACCCGGTGCCTGTCTCGGACCGGTTTTTCGTCGGGGGCGCGGAAACGGTCAGGGGCTATACGTATACCGGCCAAATCGGACCGATTCAAGGCGGCAAAGTTTTCGGCGTGGCCAATATCGAATACAAAATGCCGATCGTCATGGAAGGGCGTTTCACCATCATCCAGTTCGCCTTGTTCACGGATATCGGCGGCGCTTGGAGGGGAACAAGGGATGTTAATTTGAAATTTGGGCGAGAATTAGACAAATTGAAGACAGGGGTTGGTTTCGGCCTGCGCTTTAAGACCCCGGCTTTCCCGGTGCGTCTGGACTGGGGTTGGGGCCTTCATCATCAGCCCGGCGAATCCATCAGCCAGTTTTACTTCACAATTGGTAGCATACTCTAA
- a CDS encoding C39 family peptidase — protein sequence MNLIGLALWFPGVLSATPSRPALPQNFLPVPIIRQANTYSCGAAALAAVLHYWQVFDGPETHLYERLETTPNDGTEPSRIVKVAREFGLKAAWKHRLNLEAIESALKKGETVILDIQAWRDEASEPVPWKDTWEDGHYVVLIAMDQDNVYVMDPAVASGYGYMPKQELMDRWHDYEDRGGMVRRYHHLAIFIRGKNSLKGFPTPLTRLQ from the coding sequence TTGAATCTCATCGGTTTAGCTCTTTGGTTTCCCGGGGTTTTATCGGCCACGCCTTCGCGACCGGCGCTTCCTCAAAATTTTCTCCCGGTCCCCATCATCAGGCAGGCCAATACATATAGCTGCGGAGCCGCAGCTTTGGCGGCGGTGTTGCACTATTGGCAGGTTTTCGACGGACCGGAAACCCATCTTTATGAACGCCTTGAGACAACGCCGAACGATGGGACGGAACCTTCCAGGATCGTGAAAGTCGCGCGCGAATTCGGCCTCAAGGCGGCATGGAAACACCGTTTGAATCTTGAAGCAATTGAGTCGGCTCTTAAAAAAGGGGAAACCGTAATCCTGGATATCCAGGCTTGGCGGGATGAAGCGTCAGAGCCGGTTCCTTGGAAAGATACTTGGGAAGACGGGCATTACGTCGTTTTGATCGCGATGGATCAAGACAATGTTTATGTGATGGACCCGGCCGTGGCCTCGGGCTACGGATACATGCCCAAACAGGAGCTAATGGATCGATGGCATGATTACGAAGATCGCGGCGGCATGGTGCGGCGATATCATCACCTGGCGATTTTCATCCGCGGAAAAAATTCTCTCAAGGGTTTCCCGACGCCCTTGACCCGCTTACAATAG
- a CDS encoding ATP-dependent Clp protease ATP-binding subunit produces the protein MFYNRFSERAQRAILIAQEEAKRLNHDYVGTEHILLGLVALNEGVAAQVLANLGVDSKRVRAEIEKIVGTGDNIMQLGEIPFTPRAKKVLELAVEEAQKMGHTYVGTEHILLGLIREEEGVAARVLENLGVRLEVVREEVLNLLGGMEGKESQPGAPHHAAAPSKSRSKTPTLDEFGRDLTQLAREQKLDPVIGRQNEIERVIQILSRRTKNNPVLIGEPGVGKTAIVEGLAQKIVSSDVPEMLANKRVVTMDLAAVVAGTKYRGEFEQRLKNIIDEIRRAKNQVILFVDELHTVIGAGAAEGAIDAANILKPPLARGELQCIGATTLDEYRRYIEHDSALERRFQPVTVDPPSIEEAIQILMGLKDRYEQHHRVKYEDEAIRQAAVLSERYITDRHLPDKAIDLLDEAGSRARLATSQLPAPIKDKETELNTIMESKNQAISQQDYEKAAKLRDKEREFRKMIEDMKKKWKATKDAESPVVTAEDIANVVAKWTGIPVTRLTESEQEKLIHMEDEMHKRVIGQHEAIKAISQAIRRSRTGLKDPKKPIGTFVFLGPTGVGKTELARALAEFLFSNEEHMIRIDMSEYMEKFNVSRLIGAPPGYVGYEEGGQLTEAVRRRPYSVVLLDEIEKAHPDVFNILLQIMDEGSLTDSLGHKVSFKNTVLIMTSNVGARMISRGKALGFVTDEEVAAQKDYAKMKDTVLEELKRVFNPEFLNRIDELIVFHPLNQEHTRKILDLMLAKVGKKLKDQGLTVDLTEDAKGFLTEMGFDPNYGARPLQRTIQKYLEDPLAEEMLSKKFPKPTTVYVDYDESNKKLLFSLEPFPAKVKAGK, from the coding sequence ATGTTCTATAACAGGTTTTCAGAACGAGCGCAGCGAGCCATTCTGATCGCCCAGGAAGAGGCCAAGCGCCTGAATCACGATTATGTGGGGACCGAGCATATTTTGCTCGGACTGGTCGCGTTAAATGAAGGCGTCGCCGCCCAGGTGCTGGCGAATCTCGGCGTGGATTCCAAGCGCGTGCGCGCGGAAATCGAAAAAATCGTGGGTACCGGGGACAATATCATGCAGTTGGGGGAAATTCCGTTTACCCCCAGGGCGAAAAAAGTTTTGGAATTGGCCGTGGAGGAAGCCCAAAAGATGGGCCATACCTATGTCGGCACCGAACACATCCTCCTCGGCTTGATCCGCGAGGAAGAAGGCGTGGCCGCGCGGGTGCTTGAAAATCTGGGCGTGCGTTTGGAAGTCGTGCGTGAAGAGGTGTTGAATCTTTTAGGCGGCATGGAGGGCAAGGAGTCCCAACCCGGAGCCCCCCATCATGCGGCGGCTCCGTCAAAATCGCGCTCAAAAACCCCGACGCTCGATGAATTCGGCAGGGATTTGACGCAATTGGCCCGCGAGCAAAAACTTGACCCCGTCATCGGCCGTCAGAACGAAATCGAACGTGTCATTCAAATTCTTTCCCGCCGCACAAAAAATAACCCGGTTCTCATCGGTGAGCCCGGCGTCGGTAAAACGGCCATCGTCGAGGGCTTGGCCCAGAAAATCGTCTCCAGCGACGTGCCGGAAATGCTGGCCAATAAGCGGGTCGTGACCATGGATTTAGCCGCGGTCGTCGCCGGCACGAAGTATCGCGGCGAATTCGAGCAGCGCTTAAAGAACATCATTGATGAGATTCGCCGCGCAAAAAATCAAGTCATTTTGTTCGTTGATGAGCTTCATACCGTCATCGGCGCCGGAGCCGCGGAAGGGGCCATCGACGCCGCCAATATTTTAAAGCCGCCCTTGGCGCGCGGGGAGCTTCAATGCATCGGGGCCACGACCCTCGATGAATACCGGCGCTATATCGAGCATGATTCAGCCTTGGAACGGCGGTTTCAGCCGGTCACCGTTGATCCTCCTTCCATCGAAGAGGCGATTCAGATTTTGATGGGCCTTAAGGACCGTTATGAGCAGCATCACAGGGTCAAGTATGAAGACGAGGCCATTCGTCAAGCGGCTGTTTTGTCCGAGCGTTATATTACGGACCGGCATTTGCCGGATAAAGCCATCGATCTTTTGGATGAAGCGGGTTCACGGGCGCGTCTGGCCACAAGCCAGCTCCCGGCTCCTATCAAGGATAAAGAAACCGAGCTCAATACCATCATGGAGTCGAAGAACCAAGCCATTTCACAGCAGGATTACGAAAAAGCCGCGAAACTGCGCGACAAAGAACGTGAATTCAGAAAAATGATCGAAGACATGAAAAAGAAATGGAAAGCCACTAAAGATGCCGAGAGTCCGGTGGTGACGGCCGAAGATATCGCCAATGTCGTGGCCAAATGGACCGGCATTCCGGTGACGCGGTTAACCGAATCCGAACAGGAAAAACTCATCCATATGGAAGATGAGATGCATAAGCGGGTCATCGGCCAACATGAAGCCATCAAAGCGATTTCTCAGGCCATCCGCAGGAGTCGAACCGGTTTGAAAGACCCCAAGAAACCGATCGGCACGTTCGTTTTTTTGGGTCCGACCGGCGTGGGTAAAACAGAATTGGCGCGGGCCTTGGCCGAATTTTTATTCAGCAACGAAGAACACATGATCCGAATCGACATGTCGGAATACATGGAAAAATTCAACGTTTCGCGCCTGATCGGGGCGCCTCCCGGTTATGTGGGGTACGAAGAGGGCGGACAACTGACCGAAGCCGTTAGGCGTAGGCCTTATTCGGTCGTGCTGCTTGATGAAATTGAAAAAGCGCATCCGGATGTCTTTAATATTCTTCTTCAAATCATGGACGAGGGATCGCTGACCGACAGCCTCGGTCATAAGGTCAGCTTCAAAAATACGGTTTTGATCATGACCTCGAATGTCGGAGCGCGCATGATTTCCCGCGGCAAGGCTCTGGGCTTCGTCACCGATGAAGAGGTCGCGGCTCAGAAAGATTACGCGAAAATGAAAGATACCGTGTTGGAGGAGTTGAAGCGCGTCTTCAACCCGGAATTTTTAAACAGAATCGACGAGTTGATCGTCTTTCATCCGCTTAATCAAGAGCATACAAGGAAGATTTTGGACCTGATGCTGGCTAAGGTCGGCAAAAAACTCAAGGATCAGGGATTGACCGTTGACTTGACCGAGGACGCCAAAGGCTTCCTGACGGAAATGGGGTTTGATCCCAATTACGGCGCGCGGCCTCTGCAGCGGACGATTCAGAAATATTTGGAGGATCCTCTGGCCGAGGAGATGCTTTCCAAAAAATTCCCCAAACCGACGACGGTTTACGTCGATTACGACGAATCCAATAAAAAATTGCTCTTTTCGCTTGAACCTTTCCCGGCCAAAGTCAAAGCCGGCAAATAG
- a CDS encoding protein arginine kinase: MFQLSNLLKNSIGWLDSSGQLSDFVLSSRVRLARNLANGRFPPAAGAKELRLVIDHAFRVARKTKELSKAAYVRLEDLDKVDQHFLVERHLVSADLLHRPQSSAVIIGDRELLSVMVNEEDHLRIQTLVPGLDLRGALETAAGLDRALGAELPYAFHNEFGYLTSCPTNVGTGLRASCLVHLPGLVQSQAIAPVFQELSRVGLVVRGFYGEGSQVYGDLFQISNATSIGKSEGELTQTIENILKNVIAHEAQMREKLLKGAARVKTTDRIWRAYAKLAYSRLISYEETMQELSLLRMGLAARFDIDHVSMAKVNELIILTQPAHIQMQAGREIRAQERDERRAALIRQGIVGRM; encoded by the coding sequence ATGTTTCAATTGAGCAATCTGCTCAAGAATTCCATCGGTTGGCTGGATTCTTCCGGTCAACTGAGCGATTTTGTTTTGTCATCGCGCGTCCGTTTGGCCAGAAATTTGGCCAATGGGCGATTCCCTCCGGCCGCTGGCGCCAAGGAGCTTCGCCTGGTCATAGATCATGCGTTTCGCGTCGCCAGGAAGACGAAAGAGTTGTCCAAAGCAGCCTACGTTCGTCTTGAAGATTTAGATAAGGTCGACCAGCATTTTTTAGTTGAGCGGCATTTGGTGAGCGCCGATCTTTTGCATCGGCCCCAGAGCAGCGCCGTCATCATCGGCGATCGGGAATTATTGAGCGTGATGGTCAACGAAGAGGATCACCTGCGGATCCAGACCTTGGTGCCGGGGCTTGATTTGAGGGGCGCTTTAGAGACGGCGGCGGGCCTTGACCGCGCTTTGGGCGCGGAGTTGCCTTACGCTTTCCATAATGAGTTCGGCTATTTGACGAGCTGCCCCACGAACGTCGGCACCGGGCTTCGCGCCAGCTGCCTCGTCCATTTGCCCGGGCTCGTCCAGAGCCAGGCCATCGCGCCGGTCTTTCAGGAACTTTCGCGCGTGGGCCTCGTGGTCCGGGGTTTTTATGGCGAAGGCTCGCAGGTTTACGGCGATCTTTTTCAAATTTCCAACGCGACATCCATCGGCAAAAGCGAAGGCGAGTTGACGCAGACCATCGAGAATATTTTAAAAAACGTCATCGCTCACGAGGCCCAGATGCGCGAAAAACTTTTAAAGGGCGCGGCCCGGGTGAAAACCACGGATCGCATCTGGCGGGCGTACGCGAAGCTTGCCTATTCCCGCTTGATTTCTTATGAAGAGACGATGCAGGAGCTTTCGTTGTTGCGCATGGGCTTAGCGGCGCGCTTCGATATCGATCACGTGTCCATGGCCAAGGTGAACGAACTGATTATCCTGACTCAGCCGGCTCATATTCAGATGCAGGCCGGACGCGAGATCAGAGCGCAAGAGCGGGATGAGCGCCGGGCGGCGTTGATCCGGCAGGGCATTGTGGGGCGAATGTGA
- a CDS encoding UvrB/UvrC motif-containing protein: protein MALCESCGQNPASVFFKAVVDDKTTKMSLCEECARERGILAQDWSFPGLVKGAFSLSDVIGSLTSSAQEELVKSFKTAAKPKELRCPQCATTYAGFKANGFVGCAVCYETFYSSMREIIKRIHGSAVHVGSRYASGKPSNEPGAGGAHWVRENPRQELARLKKELEAALQKEAYEQAVVLRDRIRALGFE from the coding sequence ATGGCTCTTTGCGAGTCTTGCGGTCAAAACCCGGCCAGCGTTTTTTTTAAAGCGGTCGTCGATGATAAGACGACGAAGATGAGTTTATGCGAAGAATGCGCGCGCGAGCGGGGCATCCTGGCGCAGGACTGGAGTTTTCCCGGATTGGTCAAAGGAGCCTTCTCGCTTTCCGATGTCATCGGCAGCTTGACCTCATCGGCCCAAGAGGAGTTGGTCAAATCGTTTAAAACCGCGGCCAAACCCAAGGAATTGCGTTGCCCGCAGTGCGCGACCACGTACGCCGGCTTCAAAGCAAACGGTTTCGTGGGTTGCGCCGTCTGTTACGAGACGTTCTACTCTTCCATGCGCGAGATCATCAAGAGAATCCATGGCTCCGCCGTGCACGTCGGCTCGCGCTATGCTTCGGGCAAACCGTCCAATGAGCCCGGAGCCGGTGGAGCTCATTGGGTCCGCGAGAATCCCAGGCAGGAACTGGCCCGGCTCAAGAAAGAGCTTGAGGCGGCGTTGCAGAAAGAGGCTTATGAGCAAGCCGTGGTCCTAAGGGATAGGATCAGAGCCCTTGGGTTCGAATAG
- the ilvE gene encoding branched-chain-amino-acid transaminase, which yields MGKIYIDGKWVEREQAKVSVFDHGLLYGDGIFEGIRAYGGRVFRLAEHVERLYASAKGILLNIPESPEQMEKLILQSVRINNLKDAYVRVVITRGFGDLGLDMRKCKKPTVIVIADTIELYPEFVYEQGIRLITSSLRRTPVECLSPSVKSLNYLNNILARAEAARADAQEAILLNMQGYVAECSGDNIFYLKKGRVVTPPVSAGILPGVTRQVVMELLKEQLRVPLMENLFTTFDLYQAEEAFITGTGAEIIGVSEIDGRKIGAGKPGKFTREVEKLFRQVTAGTGTPVYENHPVLR from the coding sequence ATGGGCAAAATCTATATCGACGGCAAATGGGTCGAGCGCGAACAAGCGAAAGTTTCGGTTTTCGACCATGGCCTGCTTTACGGTGACGGGATTTTCGAAGGCATCCGCGCCTACGGCGGCCGGGTGTTTAGGCTCGCTGAGCACGTTGAGCGGCTTTACGCCAGCGCCAAGGGCATCCTCCTTAATATTCCGGAATCTCCCGAGCAGATGGAGAAATTGATCCTTCAATCGGTACGGATCAATAATTTGAAAGACGCTTATGTCCGCGTCGTGATCACCCGGGGCTTCGGCGATCTGGGGTTGGACATGAGGAAATGCAAAAAACCGACGGTCATCGTGATCGCGGACACGATCGAGCTTTATCCCGAATTCGTTTATGAGCAAGGCATCAGGCTGATCACCAGCTCCTTGCGGCGCACCCCTGTGGAATGCCTGTCGCCCAGCGTCAAATCCTTGAACTATTTGAATAATATTTTGGCCCGCGCCGAGGCCGCCCGCGCCGACGCGCAGGAGGCGATTTTGCTCAACATGCAGGGTTATGTCGCCGAATGTTCCGGGGACAATATTTTTTATTTGAAGAAAGGGCGGGTTGTCACGCCGCCGGTTTCCGCCGGCATTCTCCCCGGCGTGACCAGGCAGGTTGTCATGGAACTTTTGAAAGAACAATTGCGCGTGCCGTTGATGGAGAATTTATTTACGACCTTTGATCTTTACCAGGCTGAAGAAGCGTTCATCACCGGAACCGGGGCCGAAATCATCGGCGTGTCCGAGATTGACGGACGCAAAATCGGCGCCGGCAAGCCGGGCAAGTTTACCCGCGAGGTGGAAAAACTTTTCCGGCAAGTCACGGCCGGCACCGGCACGCCCGTCTACGAAAATCATCCGGTTCTAAGATAA
- a CDS encoding ABC transporter ATP-binding protein, translating to MDNQKIIEAVGLTKNFRQPNGEAVPVLLGVDLEVAAGEMVAIMGPSGSGKSTLLHILGLMAKPDEGRLRLLGRDAALLTEQERDRLRRRAIGFLFQFNSLLEELTLRENLTLTSRVRSPEQSERRAALEIERLAEALGLTKRLGAYPRDLSVGECCRGNLIRSLLGSPELIFADEPTGNLDAKNAKNLIEEFLGLLGRAHAGPLAPPAIVLATHNGDVASQADRILVLSEGRLCLKSETNAL from the coding sequence ATGGATAATCAAAAAATCATCGAAGCCGTCGGGCTGACGAAAAATTTCCGGCAGCCCAACGGAGAAGCCGTTCCTGTTCTGCTAGGCGTTGATCTGGAAGTCGCCGCCGGCGAAATGGTGGCGATCATGGGCCCCAGCGGTTCCGGAAAATCCACGCTGCTGCATATTCTGGGGCTGATGGCCAAGCCGGATGAGGGGCGGCTGCGTTTGCTTGGCCGCGACGCCGCGTTGTTGACCGAACAAGAACGCGACCGGCTGCGCCGGCGCGCCATCGGATTTCTTTTTCAATTCAACAGTTTGCTGGAAGAATTGACGCTCAGGGAAAATTTGACCCTGACTTCACGGGTGAGATCGCCCGAACAAAGCGAACGTCGGGCGGCTCTCGAAATCGAGCGCTTGGCCGAAGCCTTGGGCTTGACTAAACGTCTGGGCGCTTATCCGCGGGACCTGTCGGTCGGCGAATGCTGCCGCGGAAATTTGATCCGTTCCCTGCTCGGATCCCCGGAATTGATTTTTGCCGATGAGCCGACGGGGAATCTCGACGCTAAAAATGCTAAAAATTTGATTGAAGAATTTTTGGGGCTGTTGGGGCGCGCTCACGCAGGGCCGCTCGCGCCGCCGGCCATCGTGTTGGCGACGCATAACGGCGACGTGGCGTCCCAGGCCGATAGAATCTTGGTGTTGTCGGAGGGCCGATTGTGTCTAAAGAGCGAAACAAACGCTCTTTGA
- a CDS encoding ABC transporter permease — protein MTPNSLTPSPNGTPSKFPYIWLAWKIIFFKGNPTIQKFSVATAIAAMGVGVASLLVTIGVIDGFHQEVQKRILGLSPHVFVRLDTDAETRAGEIKAVHEVLGARAGLSLAPFAIGQAMVRTPAATLGVVVKAVDPDAEAKATNLPQSLKRGRWFSSEPSHPVDGVRPAIPLVIGGELAQTLAASPGSRVALIASTGADSLVGLPRILAGEITGVFESGYYEYDSTLAYMPLDRAKELWASQDDVNALFWLGLRSRDPDDAETIAGDLSRQLAARDRVSQVLTWGQMNKSLFAALKLEKLMLTLVLSLIIFVASITVTSNLIMLSAQKTKMVGSLRSLGITQKELARLMLAVGGTLGFLGVLAGLAISCPVIFIILKSGWIRLPPEVYMLEHFPVALDLWDILGVSAFTWVMSLLASALPAYRTARLDPSQILRYG, from the coding sequence ATGACGCCCAATTCATTGACCCCGTCGCCCAACGGGACCCCGTCGAAATTTCCGTACATTTGGCTGGCCTGGAAAATTATTTTTTTCAAAGGCAACCCGACCATCCAGAAATTTTCCGTGGCCACGGCCATCGCGGCCATGGGCGTGGGCGTGGCCAGCCTGTTGGTGACCATCGGCGTCATCGACGGATTTCATCAGGAAGTTCAGAAACGTATCCTGGGCCTCTCTCCGCATGTGTTTGTGCGGTTGGATACGGACGCCGAAACCAGGGCCGGGGAGATCAAGGCGGTTCATGAGGTTTTGGGCGCTCGCGCCGGCCTGAGCCTCGCCCCTTTCGCCATCGGTCAAGCCATGGTTCGGACCCCGGCCGCGACCTTGGGCGTGGTGGTCAAGGCCGTGGATCCGGACGCCGAGGCTAAAGCGACGAATTTGCCCCAAAGCCTCAAACGGGGCCGGTGGTTTTCTTCGGAGCCGTCTCACCCCGTCGACGGGGTTCGTCCCGCCATCCCGCTTGTGATCGGCGGCGAGCTGGCGCAGACGCTAGCGGCCTCGCCGGGCAGCCGCGTGGCCCTGATCGCGTCGACCGGCGCCGATTCCTTGGTCGGCTTACCGAGGATTTTGGCCGGTGAAATTACCGGCGTCTTTGAATCCGGTTACTATGAATACGATTCGACCTTGGCGTATATGCCTCTTGACCGGGCCAAAGAGCTTTGGGCTTCGCAGGATGACGTCAACGCTCTTTTTTGGCTCGGCTTAAGAAGCCGCGATCCCGATGACGCGGAAACCATCGCGGGCGATTTAAGCCGTCAATTGGCCGCGCGCGACCGGGTGTCGCAAGTGTTGACCTGGGGGCAGATGAACAAAAGCCTGTTCGCGGCGCTCAAGCTCGAAAAATTGATGCTGACGCTCGTTCTTTCTCTGATCATTTTCGTGGCTTCGATCACGGTGACGAGCAATTTGATCATGCTGTCCGCGCAGAAAACGAAAATGGTGGGTTCCTTGCGCAGCCTGGGAATCACTCAAAAAGAGCTGGCCCGTTTGATGCTGGCCGTGGGCGGCACGCTGGGCTTTTTGGGCGTGCTGGCCGGGCTGGCGATTTCCTGCCCCGTTATTTTTATTATTTTGAAATCCGGCTGGATCCGGCTGCCGCCGGAAGTCTACATGCTGGAGCATTTCCCGGTCGCTCTTGATTTGTGGGATATTTTGGGCGTGTCCGCGTTCACTTGGGTGATGAGCTTGTTGGCGAGCGCCCTGCCCGCCTATCGAACCGCGCGTTTGGATCCGAGCCAGATTTTGAGGTATGGATAA